In Scatophagus argus isolate fScaArg1 chromosome 5, fScaArg1.pri, whole genome shotgun sequence, a genomic segment contains:
- the LOC124058873 gene encoding SPRY domain-containing SOCS box protein 4-like, whose amino-acid sequence MGQKISGSIKSVDVRGEPSYRPVRRELRGPDFCRPPRLDLLLDMPLASPDTQLRHAWNPDDRSLNVFVKEDDKLTFHRHPVAQSTDCIRGKVGYTRGLHVWRIHWPARQRGTHAVVGVATAEASLHSVGYTALVGSDSESWGWDLGRNRLYHDGKNRPASSLAPTYPCFLEPDESFVLPDSLTVILDMDEGTLSFMVDGQYLGVAFRGLKGKKLYPIVSAVWGHCEVSIRYVNGLDPEPLPLMDLCRRVARLALGRERIHHIDALPLPQTLKNYLQYQ is encoded by the exons ATGGGCCAGAAGATCTCTGGCAGTATAAAATCAGTGGATGTGCGTGGGGAGCCCTCATATCGGCCAGTTCGCCGTGAACTGCGTGGCCCGGATTTCTGTCGACCTCCCAGGCTGGACTTGCTGCTGGACATGCCGCTAGCCAGCCCAGACACCCAGCTTCGTCATGCGTGGAACCCCGATGACCGGTCACTCAATGTCTTTGTTAAGGAGGACGACAAGCTGACTTTTCACCGACATCCAGTGGCACAGAGCACAGACTGTATTCGTGGGAAAGTGGGCTACACCAGGGGACTCCACGTTTGGAGGATTCACTGGCCGGCCAGACAGAGAGGCACACATGCTGTTGTAGGGGTAGCCACAGCTGAAGCATCTTTACACTCTGTGGGCTACACGGCCCTGGTGGGCTCGGACTCTGAGTCTTGGGGCTGGGACCTGGGTCGGAACAGACTCTACCATGATGGAAAGAACCGGCCAGCTTCCTCGTTGGCACCCACATATCCCTGTTTCCTGGAGCCAGATGAATCTTTTGTGCTTCCAGACTCTTTGACAGTAATACTAGATATGGACGAAGGAACACTGAGCTTCATGGTAGACGGACAATATCTGGGAGTAGCTTTTAGAGGGCTAAAAGGCAAGAAACTGTATCCCATCGTCAGTGCTGTTTGGGGTCACTGTGAAGTATCCATTCGCTACGTCAATGGACTGGATC CGGAGCCCCTCCCCCTCATGGACCTGTGTAGACGAGTAGCTCGACTGGCTCTGGGTAGAGAGCGCATCCATCACATCGACGCACTCCCACTGCCGCAGACTCTGAAGAACTACCTCCAGTACCAGTGA